CAGGGTGAACGTTTTATCGCGGCAGGAAAAAGCAAATACCTTCCCCTGGAATCAAATGAAACAGAGCAAGGCCGGCGCATCAACCGCAGAACAGAGATCATACTCACTCCGAAACTCGGTGAACTGCTGGAAATATTAAACATGAATTAAATTTTGCCCGGAATCAAAATGCGGAGCCGGTTAAATGATGCCTTTAGGCTCCTCCGAATTCTGACACCATACAGAATATTCAACCTGGCGGGAGTGTATTTCGGGTATGTGGTTTCCGGCATAACAAAAACAGTGACTCTGTGGGGAAAGCCCTACAGCCTGTCTGTTGAGCCTACAAACTACTGTAACCTGAAATGCCCGGAATGCCCCTCAGGGAATAATGAAATGGGCAGGGAAAGGGGCCGGATGGATATGGATCTGTATAAAAAGATAATAGATGAAGCCGCCGCTCATTTGTTCTGGCTCATGCTTTACTTTCAGGGAGAACCATTCCTCCACAGACAGTTGCCTGGTATGATCCGTTATGCCAAAACCAAAAACATCTATACCTGTATCTCTACCAATGGTCACTTTCTTTCTACCAGGGCATGCAAAGAAATCATTAATGCAGGCACCGACCGGGTGATCGTTTCGCTGGACGGAGCTGATCAGGAAACCTATGAACAATACAGGATCAACGGAGACCTGCAAAAAGTAAAAGAAGGGTTAGAAAGGCTGGCCGCAGAGAAGAGAAAGCAGAGGGCCGATAACCCTTTTATTGAAGTTCAATGCCTGGTTTTTAAACACAATCAACACCAATTGAAAGAAATAAAAAGAATGGCAATGAATGTGGGCGCCGACAGGGTCAGGTTCAAATCCGCACAGATCTATAACTACAACCAAAAAAGCCAGCTAATCCCCGATAAACTGAAGTATAGTCGATACATCAGGAAATCAGGGAACCGGTTATACTTGAAAAATAACCCTAAAAACAGATGTTTCAGAATATGGAATTCGTGCGTCATCACATTTGACGGTCGGATGGTACCATGTTGTTTCGATAAAAAGGGAGAATTTCCAATAGCTGACCTGTCGGAAGTAAATTTTGATGTTGCCTGGAAATCCGATACATTTCAGGAATTCAGGAAGCTAATACTTACCGGCAGAAAATCCGTGGACATTTGCAGAAACTGTACCGAATGACAGCGTTTTTTTCAATTGAGATCGTACGCCACATGTACATTGAAATTCTGAGCCACTTCAGCATGGGCCTTAAGATTCACCC
The Bacteroidales bacterium DNA segment above includes these coding regions:
- a CDS encoding radical SAM protein, translated to MPGIKMRSRLNDAFRLLRILTPYRIFNLAGVYFGYVVSGITKTVTLWGKPYSLSVEPTNYCNLKCPECPSGNNEMGRERGRMDMDLYKKIIDEAAAHLFWLMLYFQGEPFLHRQLPGMIRYAKTKNIYTCISTNGHFLSTRACKEIINAGTDRVIVSLDGADQETYEQYRINGDLQKVKEGLERLAAEKRKQRADNPFIEVQCLVFKHNQHQLKEIKRMAMNVGADRVRFKSAQIYNYNQKSQLIPDKLKYSRYIRKSGNRLYLKNNPKNRCFRIWNSCVITFDGRMVPCCFDKKGEFPIADLSEVNFDVAWKSDTFQEFRKLILTGRKSVDICRNCTE